The following proteins are co-located in the Diorhabda carinulata isolate Delta chromosome 4, icDioCari1.1, whole genome shotgun sequence genome:
- the LOC130893438 gene encoding NAD(+) hydrolase sarm1 isoform X15, which translates to MRNKVLRMIFQLKLSPTNQIKPHNCYNRKIDPISLRNYCYRSGRYSTNHGKEARSLKAGELSQQESKNMAQSNMKVTTDKFSSERSAMESQQQRQTVTASGFFNQEKKSSSSSHIYTSATKGLSTTASMINASRQFHLLNSTPEEDILNTSLEDLESLSANSDIHDIERAKHKYSTYLDESIRCLQKLEQSKDAPLFLDKINDVMRKAWAVPTYGHELGYALCNTLRNSGGLDLIMQNCTNADKILQFASAKLLEQCLTAENRAHVVEHGLDRVVNVACVCTKIHSVDHSRVGTGILEHLFKHSEETCSDVVRLGGLDALLFECRKSDIETLRHCAGALANLSLYGGAENQEAMIKRKVPMWLFPLAFHNDDNIKYYACLAITVLVANPEIEAEVLQSGTLGLVEPFVTSHNPSEFAKSNLAHAHGQSKTWLKNLVPVLSSKREEARNLAAFHFCMEAGIKKQQGNTSMFSEIGAIECLKKVASCPNAVASKYAAQALRLIGEEVPHKLSQQVPLWSAEDVEEWVKQIGFPDIAPSFMESRVDGDLLLQLTEENLKEDIGLTNGIKRKRFTRELQQLKKMADYSSRDTASINTFLQALGPEFSIYTYSFLNAGVEKKDYLRNISEDQLLKECGISNSIHRYRIMEGIRQLENGLANGMNEDNMDKSLDVFVSYRRSNGSQLASLLKVHLQLRGFSVFIDVERLEAGKFDNNLLQSIQKAKHFLLVLTPNALERCVGDHERKDWVHREICAALSANCNIIPIIDNFVFPEPDDLPEDMRQVCHFNAVRWIHDYQDACVDKLERFMRGETNTRGDGLRVGLTKGDITPGTPSNPGLVRQPPNYQRMHSNDSGSGKSSDKDVNGNSGLTRD; encoded by the exons GAAGCCAGATCTTTGAAAGCCGGCGAACTTAGTCAGCAGGAATCCAAAAATATGGCGCAGTCTAATATGAAAGTTACGACCGATAAATTCAGCAGCGAAAGATCGGCAATGGAATCGCAACAACAAAGACAAACGGTCACGGCGAGCGGTTTCttcaatcaagaaaaaaaaagttccAGTAGCAGTCATATATACACTTCAGCAACAAAAGGTCTCAGTACAACAGCATCGATGATTAACGCGAGCAGACAG TTTCATTTACTCAACAGTACCCCCGAAGAAGATATTCTTAATACCTCTTTGGAGGATTTAGAAAGCCTTTCAGCAAATTCGGATATCCATGACATCGAAAGAGCAAAACACAAATATTCCACGTACTTAGATGAATCAATACGATGTTTACAGAAATTAGAACAAAGCAAAGACGCCCCGTTGTTTTTAGATAAAATCAACGACGTAATGCGTAAAGCATGGGCAGTACCAACGTACGGCCATGAACTAGGTTACGCTCTATGTAATACTTTGAGAAATAGTGGAGGATTAGATCTGATAATGCAGAATTGTACTAATGCGGATAAGATACTACAATTCGCGAGCGCGAAACTTTTAGAACAATGCCTTACAGCCGAAAACCGAGCTCACGTCGTCGAACACGGTTTAGATAGAGTCGTAAACGTAGCTTGTGTTTGTACTAAAATCCATTCTGTAGATCACTCGCGTGTAGGTACGGGAATATTAGAACATTTATTCAAACATAGCGAAGAAACCTGTAGCGACGTCGTCAGATTGGGAGGTTTGGACGCCTTATTATTCGAATGTAGAAAAAGCGATATAGAAACACTAAGACACTGCGCGGGAGCTTTAGCAAATCTCAGTTTATACGGCGGTGCCGAAAATCAAGAAGCGATGATTAAACGAAAAGTACCAATGTGGTTGTTCCCTTTAGCATTCCACAACGACGACAATATCAAATACTACGCCTGCCTCGCTATAACTGTTTTAGTAGCTAATCCCGAAATAGAAGCTGAGGTACTACAATCTGGTACCCTGGGTTTAGTAGAACCTTTCGTAACGAGTCACAACCCATCCGAATTCGCTAAATCTAATCTTGCTCATGCTCACGGTCAAAGTAAAACTTggttaaaaaatttagtacctGTATTAAGTTCGAAACGCGAGGAAGCTCGAAATTTGGCAGCTTTCCATTTTTGTATGGAAGCGGGGATTAAAAAACAACAAGGAAATACGAGTATGTTCTCAGAAATCGGTGCTATCGAATGTCTCAAAAAGGTAGCTAGTTGTCCTAACGCTGTAGCTTCGAAATATGCCGCGCAAGCGTTGAGATTGATAGGAGAGGAAGTACCGCACAAACTTAGTCAGCAAGTGCCGTTGTGGTCGGCAGAAGATGTCGAAGAATGGGTGAAGCAAATTGGTTTTCCCGATATCGCTCCCAGTTTTATGGAAAGCAGAGTCGACGGCGATTTACTTTTACAACTCACAGAAGAAAATCTCAAAGAAGATATTGGACTGACGAACGGAATCAAAAGAAAACG ATTCACGCGTGAACTTCAACAACTGAAGAAAATGGCAGACTATTCATCGAGAGATACGGCGAGTATTAACACTTTCCTGCAAGCACTGGGGCCTGAATTTTCCATATACACTTACAGTTTCCTAAATGCTGGAGTAGAGAAAAAAGACTACCTTCGAAATATATCCGAAGATCAGCTACTAAAGGAATGCGGAATAAGTAATTCCATACATCGATACCGAATAATGGAag gAATTAGACAACTTGAAAATGGTTTGGCGAATGGTATGAACGAAGACAATATGGACAAATCCTTAGACGTTTTTGTTAGTTACCGAAGATCGAATGGTTCTCAATTAGCTAGTCTGCTAAAAGTCCATTTACAACTTCGTGGATTTAGTGTTTTCATTGATGTAGAAAGATTAGAAGCTGGCAAATTCGATAATAACTTATTACAAAGTATACAAAAAGCTAAGCACTTTTTGTTAGTACTAACACCGAATGCCTTAGAAAGGTGTGTAGGGGACCATGAAAGAAAAGACTGGGTACATAGG GAAATATGTGCAGCTTTATCGGCAAATTGTAACATCATCCCTATAATCGATAACTTTGTTTTCCCCGAACCTGATGATTTGCCAGAAGATATGAGACAGGTGTGCCATTTCAACGCAGTTCGATGGATTCACGATTACCAAGACGCTTGCGTGGACAAACTTGAAAG GTTCATGCGAGGAGAAACGAATACGCGTGGAGATGGTCTAAGAGTGGGCCTAACTAAAGGTGACATTACACCGGGCACTCCTTCGAATCCGGGCTTAGTAAGACAACCGCCAAACTATCAAAGAATGCACAGCAACGATTCAGGAAGTGGTAAAAGTTCAGACAAAGACGTTAACGGAAATTCGGGCTTGACGAGAGATTGA